A genomic region of Brevibacillus sp. JNUCC-41 contains the following coding sequences:
- a CDS encoding metallophosphoesterase family protein — MKVAIITDVHGNASALKAVLKDIDQREDIDRLYCLGDMVGIGPDTNEVLELLFSRNDLSMITGNHDEAVLAIINGEPHPDGHIHVKEHHEWIADRMQRKFINELGKLPRTIHHIINDHSVYFTHYHMESKKLDEHISQNPFSKIVEPNLNNLEMLFKDQHHDLIGFGHHHPIHLFKNDRTIFLNPGSLGCNGEPVAPYAIVTIENTGIQVKLEKVAYDNTSFLLSYQSLQVPEREFIIRAFHGGQQT, encoded by the coding sequence ATGAAAGTTGCCATTATAACCGATGTGCATGGAAATGCTTCAGCGTTAAAAGCCGTTCTTAAGGATATTGATCAAAGAGAAGATATAGATCGTCTCTATTGTTTGGGAGATATGGTCGGGATTGGCCCTGATACAAATGAAGTCCTTGAACTTTTATTTTCAAGAAATGATCTATCGATGATAACTGGAAATCATGATGAAGCTGTCCTGGCCATCATTAACGGGGAGCCGCATCCGGACGGTCATATTCATGTAAAGGAGCATCATGAATGGATAGCTGATAGGATGCAGCGGAAATTCATAAATGAATTGGGGAAATTGCCTCGAACCATACATCATATCATTAATGATCACTCCGTTTACTTCACTCATTATCACATGGAATCGAAGAAATTGGATGAGCACATAAGCCAAAATCCATTTAGTAAAATAGTTGAACCGAATTTAAATAACTTAGAAATGCTTTTCAAAGATCAACATCACGATTTAATAGGATTTGGACATCATCATCCTATCCACCTCTTTAAAAATGACCGAACGATATTCCTGAACCCTGGTTCTCTTGGATGCAATGGTGAACCAGTTGCACCTTATGCCATTGTCACGATTGAAAATACAGGTATACAGGTAAAGCTTGAAAAAGTCGCCTATGATAATACATCGTTCCTATTATCGTATCAAAGTTTACAAGTTCCAGAGCGTGAATTCATTATACGTGCCTTCCATGGCGGGCAGCAGACCTAA
- a CDS encoding cation diffusion facilitator family transporter has product MGHHHGHAHDHGHGHHHSNNKKALLASFLLISTFMIVEVIGGFLTNSLALLSDAGHMLSDAAALGLSYTAIRLGERKATSSKSFGYKRFEIIAACLNGLTLIVISVFIFVEAIKRFLDPPEVQSLGMLMISIIGLLVNIIAAWILMSGDKEDNLNVRSAFLHVMGDMLGSVGAIAAALLIYFFDWGIADPIASVIVAILIIISGFRVVRDSFHILMEGTPDQVDMDEVKASLIGLVGVSDVHDLHIWTITSGFLTMSCHVVINESGNHDSVLAEAQKLLHDRFGIEHSTIQVERQEAGCPNPHETCN; this is encoded by the coding sequence ATGGGACATCATCATGGTCACGCCCATGATCATGGGCACGGACACCACCATTCTAATAATAAAAAAGCATTGTTGGCATCTTTCTTATTAATCTCGACATTTATGATAGTCGAGGTCATTGGTGGATTCTTGACAAATAGTCTGGCCTTACTGTCAGATGCAGGTCACATGCTTAGCGATGCGGCAGCTTTAGGACTTAGTTATACAGCGATCAGGTTAGGGGAAAGGAAGGCGACATCTTCCAAATCGTTTGGATATAAACGGTTTGAAATCATTGCTGCTTGTTTGAATGGATTGACCTTGATCGTCATATCCGTATTCATTTTCGTAGAGGCGATTAAGCGGTTCCTGGATCCCCCTGAGGTGCAAAGCTTGGGAATGCTGATGATTTCAATCATCGGCTTACTTGTTAATATCATTGCGGCCTGGATTTTAATGAGCGGAGATAAGGAAGACAATCTGAATGTACGGAGTGCTTTTTTACATGTTATGGGTGATATGCTTGGATCTGTGGGTGCCATTGCGGCCGCCCTCTTGATTTATTTTTTCGATTGGGGAATTGCAGATCCGATTGCGAGCGTCATAGTCGCGATTTTAATTATTATCAGCGGTTTTAGGGTAGTGAGGGATTCTTTTCATATCTTGATGGAGGGCACACCGGACCAAGTCGATATGGATGAAGTGAAAGCATCCTTGATCGGATTGGTTGGAGTATCCGATGTCCATGATCTCCATATCTGGACGATCACGTCTGGTTTTTTGACAATGAGCTGCCATGTTGTCATAAATGAGAGCGGTAATCACGATTCAGTTTTGGCAGAAGCGCAAAAACTACTTCACGATCGGTTTGGAATCGAACATAGCACGATCCAAGTGGAAAGACAGGAAGCGGGCTGTCCCAATCCACACGAGACATGTAATTGA
- a CDS encoding response regulator transcription factor, with the protein MKKILVVEDEIAISMVLKAYLERESFDVVQVYDGLNAIPVFEETKPDLVLLDVMLPGKEGWDILKEIRENDTCPVIMLTALTDVDYRLSGFKSGADDYISKPFVAEEVVARVHAVLRRSSSVDTEDGHVHEFGSLTIDDLSYMVHLNGEEINLTPRDLSLLVFFAKHPNQIFTREQLLDQVWGMDYDGSDRAVDLAIKRIRKAIDAWPVTEGEIKTLRGLGYQLSVYEN; encoded by the coding sequence ATGAAGAAAATTCTTGTAGTAGAAGATGAAATCGCCATATCGATGGTATTGAAAGCATATTTGGAACGGGAAAGTTTTGATGTAGTCCAAGTTTACGATGGGCTAAACGCCATTCCGGTATTCGAAGAAACGAAGCCAGACCTTGTCCTGCTTGATGTCATGCTACCGGGTAAGGAAGGCTGGGATATATTGAAGGAAATTCGGGAGAACGATACATGTCCGGTTATCATGTTGACTGCACTGACAGATGTCGATTACAGATTATCGGGATTTAAGTCAGGTGCGGATGATTACATCTCCAAACCTTTCGTTGCCGAAGAAGTCGTGGCCCGGGTGCATGCCGTTTTAAGAAGGTCCTCATCGGTCGATACGGAAGATGGTCATGTACATGAGTTTGGGAGTTTAACCATCGATGATCTTTCTTATATGGTGCATTTGAATGGGGAAGAGATAAACTTGACGCCACGTGATTTGTCGCTGCTCGTTTTTTTCGCTAAGCACCCTAATCAAATTTTCACGAGAGAACAGCTGCTCGACCAAGTGTGGGGCATGGATTATGACGGCAGTGACCGTGCGGTGGACCTGGCGATCAAACGGATCAGGAAGGCGATAGATGCATGGCCTGTAACCGAGGGGGAAATAAAAACATTGCGTGGATTGGGGTATCAATTGAGTGTCTATGAAAACTAA
- a CDS encoding HAMP domain-containing sensor histidine kinase → MKTKKRTTLQRYWTKRYVLTLISGLILLSVFSLWWMEKTALEYRLSLLKYLADETSDRAIKDNGQIVVGPILSEIVEEREKILHLNQQPIIYIVDPDATIIYTMPQLYIDPDENKLPDVIMKNTELIQKVKISDNKVYVVKSPITFNDETRGWVVIAQEEGALKEINQDHGLLAIMIGGLLILGTGVIYFLSRQISRPIQDVANAAVQVREGNYDIHFKEEEEIKEEEIYELIESFKEMTNRLKVMEKLRAELLAGVTHDLKTPVTSISGLIQAVKDDVVKGEQSKEFLDISLKETQRLQGMIEDLLNYNAISAGAFKIRLQKENINIFIKEIAYRWQVTQDDDQAFALEIKVPDEPVFGQIDSLRMQQIVINLLNNARHALDGKGKIAIHLYEKDEERICIDVLDSGRGIPKHEQQFVFEPFYRGENKKLKVRGLGLGLPFSKMLAKAQKGDLVLKDSDEQGTTFTIVIEKADQV, encoded by the coding sequence ATGAAAACTAAAAAAAGAACCACTTTACAACGCTATTGGACTAAGAGATACGTATTGACCTTGATTTCCGGTTTGATCTTATTGTCTGTTTTTTCCTTATGGTGGATGGAAAAAACGGCTTTGGAATATAGGCTTAGCCTTCTTAAGTACTTAGCTGATGAAACATCCGACCGGGCGATTAAGGATAATGGTCAGATTGTCGTTGGTCCGATCCTTTCGGAAATTGTAGAGGAAAGGGAGAAAATCCTTCATCTGAACCAACAGCCAATCATCTATATCGTCGATCCCGATGCCACCATCATATATACGATGCCACAATTGTATATAGATCCGGATGAAAATAAACTCCCGGATGTCATCATGAAAAATACGGAGTTAATCCAGAAGGTCAAGATTTCCGACAACAAAGTGTATGTCGTCAAATCCCCCATTACGTTTAATGATGAGACAAGAGGCTGGGTGGTCATTGCACAGGAAGAAGGGGCATTGAAGGAAATCAACCAAGACCATGGCTTGTTGGCGATCATGATTGGAGGCCTGCTGATTCTGGGAACGGGAGTCATTTATTTTCTTTCCAGGCAGATTTCACGTCCCATCCAAGACGTAGCTAACGCCGCTGTCCAAGTTCGTGAAGGCAACTATGATATCCATTTCAAAGAGGAAGAGGAAATCAAGGAAGAAGAAATTTATGAACTGATAGAATCATTTAAGGAAATGACCAATCGATTGAAGGTCATGGAGAAGTTACGGGCGGAATTGCTTGCAGGCGTAACCCATGATTTGAAAACGCCAGTAACATCCATTAGCGGACTGATACAAGCGGTTAAGGATGATGTCGTCAAGGGAGAGCAAAGTAAGGAATTCCTCGATATTTCCTTGAAGGAAACTCAACGTTTGCAAGGTATGATAGAGGATTTACTCAATTATAATGCCATATCGGCAGGTGCTTTTAAAATTCGGCTGCAAAAAGAGAATATCAATATATTCATTAAGGAAATCGCCTATCGCTGGCAGGTGACCCAGGATGATGATCAAGCGTTCGCTCTTGAGATAAAAGTTCCTGATGAACCGGTCTTTGGTCAAATTGATTCATTGCGGATGCAGCAAATCGTCATTAACCTTTTGAATAATGCCAGGCATGCACTTGATGGCAAAGGGAAAATAGCGATCCACCTTTATGAAAAGGATGAAGAAAGAATCTGCATTGATGTACTGGACAGTGGCCGGGGGATCCCAAAACATGAACAACAATTTGTGTTCGAACCATTTTATCGTGGTGAAAACAAAAAGTTGAAGGTACGTGGTTTAGGTTTGGGACTGCCATTCAGTAAGATGCTCGCAAAAGCGCAAAAGGGTGATCTAGTACTTAAGGATAGCGATGAACAAGGCACCACCTTCACGATTGTCATAGAGAAAGCGGATCAGGTATAA
- the spx gene encoding transcriptional regulator Spx has product MVTIYTTPSSLACRKAKAWLKKNEISFNERNLYSQPLSIEEIKEILRKTEGGTDEIISTRSKKFKSLNIDINNTPLNDLCKLIQDNPDLLRRPIIFDHKNLHAGYNEEEMGRFLPRKVRHVQLWRAISQLA; this is encoded by the coding sequence ATGGTAACAATTTATACTACTCCAAGCAGTCTAGCCTGTCGTAAAGCAAAAGCTTGGCTTAAAAAGAACGAAATTTCCTTTAATGAACGCAACCTATATTCCCAACCTCTTTCTATAGAAGAAATAAAAGAGATTTTACGTAAAACGGAAGGCGGGACAGATGAAATCATCTCAACCCGTTCCAAAAAATTCAAAAGCCTGAATATCGATATAAATAATACACCGCTTAATGATCTTTGTAAGCTTATTCAAGATAACCCGGATTTACTTCGCCGGCCAATCATTTTCGACCATAAGAATTTGCATGCAGGATATAATGAAGAAGAAATGGGACGCTTCCTTCCAAGGAAGGTCCGTCATGTACAATTATGGCGTGCAATCAGCCAATTGGCTTAA
- the modB gene encoding molybdate ABC transporter permease subunit, which translates to MTGDFWSPVRLSIQVAGLSGILVFILGIILARMMAKKRFRGRVLLETAFLLPLVLPPSVVGFLLIVIFGKSGLPGQFIERVFDQPLMFTWWAAVIASTVVAFPLMYQSAKTGFEGIDEEIENAARVDGAGELRLFLNVSLPLAVKSIVTGAILSSARALGEFGATLMFAGNIPGQTQTIPTAIYIAMDSGNMTLAWLWVAVIIVISFLMLFIVTYIK; encoded by the coding sequence ATGACAGGGGATTTTTGGTCACCAGTCAGGCTATCGATACAAGTAGCGGGACTATCGGGTATCCTTGTTTTCATTTTAGGAATTATCCTGGCACGAATGATGGCTAAAAAGCGATTCAGGGGAAGGGTCCTGTTGGAAACAGCGTTTTTATTGCCGCTTGTTTTGCCGCCTTCCGTCGTTGGGTTTTTATTGATTGTAATTTTTGGCAAGAGTGGGTTGCCGGGACAATTCATTGAAAGGGTTTTTGATCAGCCCCTGATGTTCACGTGGTGGGCGGCGGTCATTGCATCTACCGTGGTAGCGTTTCCGCTTATGTACCAATCCGCTAAAACGGGTTTTGAAGGTATAGATGAAGAAATCGAAAATGCGGCAAGGGTTGACGGGGCGGGCGAGTTGAGGTTGTTCCTGAATGTATCCCTTCCATTGGCGGTCAAATCCATCGTCACAGGTGCCATCTTGAGTTCTGCTCGTGCGTTGGGGGAATTCGGAGCCACACTCATGTTTGCCGGAAACATTCCCGGACAGACACAAACCATACCGACTGCGATTTATATCGCCATGGACTCCGGGAATATGACATTAGCCTGGCTATGGGTTGCCGTAATTATTGTCATTTCATTTCTTATGCTTTTTATCGTGACCTACATAAAGTGA
- a CDS encoding GNAT family N-acetyltransferase has translation MKIRDLDSEYGQQLFKLQKEAYKVEADMIGFADIPPLLETYEQFIHCHETFLCYLKGDALVGALSFSKENRQMLICRMIVHPDYFRQGIADVLLLALQLQGDWEKISVSTGKMNLPARNLYEKNGFTHREDIEASPHFFISIFEKKHSLYVGHDKKHKK, from the coding sequence ATGAAAATTCGGGATCTGGACTCAGAATATGGCCAGCAGCTTTTTAAACTTCAAAAAGAGGCCTATAAGGTGGAAGCGGATATGATCGGTTTTGCCGATATACCTCCTCTATTGGAAACATATGAACAATTCATTCATTGTCATGAAACGTTCTTATGCTACTTAAAGGGTGATGCGTTAGTGGGTGCACTATCTTTTTCAAAAGAGAATCGTCAAATGCTGATTTGCCGAATGATCGTCCATCCTGATTATTTTCGGCAGGGTATCGCGGATGTACTGTTGCTTGCTCTTCAATTACAAGGCGATTGGGAAAAGATTTCCGTTTCAACCGGTAAAATGAACCTGCCTGCACGGAACCTTTACGAAAAAAACGGCTTCACACATAGAGAAGACATAGAAGCCTCACCCCACTTTTTCATAAGTATTTTCGAGAAAAAGCATTCACTTTATGTAGGTCACGATAAAAAGCATAAGAAATGA
- a CDS encoding cold-shock protein, translating to MVQGKVKWFNAEKGFGFIEVEGQDDVFVHFSAIQGEGFKTLEEGQEVSFEIEQGARGPQAANVQK from the coding sequence ATGGTACAAGGTAAAGTAAAATGGTTTAACGCAGAAAAAGGTTTCGGTTTCATCGAAGTTGAAGGCCAAGACGATGTATTCGTACATTTCTCAGCTATCCAAGGCGAAGGCTTCAAAACGCTTGAAGAAGGCCAAGAAGTTTCTTTCGAAATCGAGCAAGGCGCTCGTGGACCACAAGCAGCTAACGTTCAAAAATAA
- a CDS encoding flavodoxin domain-containing protein, which yields MPAMGSMSCKVAIVYHSAGGNTKALAEALASLLPEAGLYRMNEFDLRTLPDYDALIVGTYTWGNGELPAKSAAFYKELEQLPIAHLKSGVFGTGETNYHHFCGAVDHFRDMLFAKSQLLVTLKIEQMYQESDLPRLQKFASLFQN from the coding sequence ATGCCAGCAATGGGTTCGATGAGCTGTAAAGTTGCCATTGTCTATCATTCTGCCGGAGGCAATACAAAAGCGCTTGCTGAAGCCCTCGCTTCCCTTTTACCTGAAGCTGGACTATATCGAATGAATGAATTCGACTTACGCACATTGCCGGATTACGATGCATTGATCGTCGGCACCTATACATGGGGCAATGGGGAACTTCCTGCTAAATCAGCAGCCTTTTATAAAGAACTGGAACAGTTGCCTATTGCTCATCTGAAATCGGGAGTCTTCGGAACTGGTGAAACCAACTATCATCATTTTTGTGGGGCGGTCGATCATTTCCGGGACATGTTATTTGCCAAGAGCCAGTTATTGGTGACATTGAAGATAGAACAGATGTATCAAGAATCGGACTTGCCCAGACTTCAAAAGTTCGCCTCGCTATTCCAGAACTGA
- a CDS encoding ribonucleotide-diphosphate reductase subunit beta, producing MTNHIKKIRMLEPTHPTKATGVFKGEASGFLLWNDIQYEKFYDTYTQLINNFWKPSSVNMIQDKKQWGELDEDIQDAFLDILTMIAGMDSLQTPTLVEILRYIKDPAAKAILANMAQQESIHNESYSYILASLIPVGKQKQLFDRIKEHPEVIKRNQPIVDAYQTFVDDPSPQHLFEALIHSTNLEGIYFYLAFAFYYNLGRQNLMTGSATMISYIHRDEMVHFDFIGMLVQILMYEYPELNNEENTKFIYTTIEKAVELEKEWSEYMLEDIQTKADLDLEEFNEYIEYIANKRLRMLGLENLYKEYGDNPMPWIKTFDDESIGLTKTDFFEQKSRTYSQVNASNGFDEL from the coding sequence ATGACCAATCATATCAAAAAGATTCGGATGCTCGAACCTACGCATCCAACCAAAGCAACCGGTGTTTTCAAAGGAGAAGCTTCAGGCTTCCTCCTTTGGAACGATATTCAGTATGAAAAATTCTATGATACCTATACACAGCTCATCAATAACTTTTGGAAGCCTTCGAGCGTGAACATGATTCAGGATAAAAAACAGTGGGGCGAATTGGACGAAGATATCCAGGACGCTTTTCTCGATATCCTTACAATGATTGCTGGAATGGATAGTCTTCAAACGCCCACTTTAGTAGAAATCCTTCGGTACATCAAAGATCCGGCGGCAAAAGCTATTCTGGCCAACATGGCCCAGCAGGAATCGATCCATAATGAGTCTTATTCCTATATCCTTGCTTCCTTGATTCCTGTAGGCAAACAAAAACAGCTATTCGACCGCATTAAAGAACATCCTGAAGTGATTAAGCGTAACCAACCGATCGTTGATGCTTATCAAACGTTCGTGGACGATCCCAGCCCTCAGCATTTATTCGAGGCACTGATCCATTCAACGAACCTTGAAGGGATATATTTCTATCTGGCTTTCGCCTTTTATTATAATTTAGGACGACAAAATTTAATGACTGGTTCCGCTACGATGATATCTTATATTCATCGCGATGAAATGGTCCATTTCGATTTCATTGGAATGCTCGTTCAAATCTTGATGTATGAATATCCTGAGTTAAATAATGAAGAAAACACGAAGTTCATCTATACAACGATTGAAAAAGCAGTCGAACTCGAAAAAGAATGGTCTGAATATATGCTCGAAGATATCCAAACCAAAGCCGATCTCGATTTGGAAGAATTCAATGAGTACATCGAATATATCGCCAACAAACGGTTACGTATGCTAGGCCTTGAGAATTTGTATAAAGAGTATGGCGACAATCCGATGCCATGGATCAAAACGTTCGATGATGAATCGATCGGACTTACCAAAACCGATTTCTTCGAACAGAAGTCAAGGACATACAGTCAAGTAAATGCCAGCAATGGGTTCGATGAGCTGTAA
- a CDS encoding ribonucleoside-diphosphate reductase subunit alpha, with product MTQTYNSTISENDTEAKSVQLEMLSKEFEGHLDMEKFKKRFTKWLDRKSDSTEEQASKKLIQLALESVDIDAPDWTFVAAAELLNTMYRDAQANRGYEGMSYGPFYELIAELSQLSEGQRYPIYKSELLSSYTKAEIEELGSVIDPEKDKLFSYIGIYLLNDRYLARPQKDKVYELPQERFMIIAMEIMRLEKTEHRLQLIKEAYWAMSNLYMTVATPTLSNSGKTHGQLSSCFIDAIEDSIDGIYLSNYDAAKVSKFGGGVGLYVGKVRSLGSDIRGFSGNSSGTTPWIRLFNQTAVSVDQLGQRKGAIAIYLDAWHKDIMSFLDLKTQNGDDRLKAHDIFTGVCIPDLFMEAVRDRKEWYLFDPHTVKQTLGFSLEDLYDEKKGEGSFRNHYALAVEAAENGTLPNYSFEKIKAMDIMKSIMISQLEEGVPYMFYRDEVNRKNPNKHKGMIYCSNLCTEIAQNLSPSTITDEYETEDGDVVVVRKSGDFVVCNLSSINLPRAVGSDVLERLIPIQIRMLDNVIDVNNLPVKQASISNKRYRAIGLGTFGWHHLLATQNIYWESDEAVHYADALYEKIAYLTIKASNELAKEKGSYPYFEGSDWHTGDYFELRDYTDQKWMDLKADVHGHGTRNGYLMAIAPNSSTAKIGNSTDGIDPLYEIEFYEEKKNFKFKVTAPGLTPNTYEYYKKTRFNLDQLESIRQNAARQRHIDQAISFNLYVHNTIKAKVLLDIHLTAWESGLKSTYYVRSTSSEYDNACESCSS from the coding sequence ATGACTCAAACATATAACTCTACCATAAGTGAAAATGACACAGAAGCGAAGTCCGTCCAGCTCGAGATGTTATCAAAGGAATTCGAAGGCCATCTCGATATGGAAAAGTTCAAAAAGCGTTTTACAAAATGGCTAGATCGCAAAAGTGACTCAACCGAAGAACAGGCATCAAAAAAACTGATTCAGCTCGCTCTTGAAAGTGTGGATATCGATGCTCCGGATTGGACGTTCGTTGCTGCAGCAGAACTGTTGAATACAATGTATAGGGATGCACAAGCCAATCGAGGCTATGAAGGCATGAGTTATGGCCCATTCTATGAGCTGATCGCGGAACTCTCCCAGCTTTCAGAAGGTCAGCGTTATCCTATTTATAAATCAGAACTGCTATCTTCATATACGAAAGCGGAAATTGAGGAATTGGGTTCGGTGATCGATCCGGAAAAAGATAAATTATTCTCGTACATAGGCATCTACTTATTGAACGACCGCTATCTGGCCCGCCCTCAAAAGGACAAGGTCTACGAACTGCCACAAGAACGTTTCATGATCATCGCGATGGAAATCATGCGATTGGAAAAAACGGAGCACCGCCTGCAACTTATTAAAGAAGCATACTGGGCCATGTCCAATCTTTATATGACCGTTGCTACTCCTACACTCTCCAATTCAGGTAAAACACATGGACAATTAAGCTCCTGCTTTATCGACGCAATTGAAGATTCCATTGACGGAATTTACCTATCAAACTACGATGCAGCAAAAGTATCTAAATTTGGCGGCGGAGTAGGTCTTTACGTCGGTAAGGTTCGATCGCTTGGTTCTGATATCCGAGGTTTCTCTGGAAACAGTTCCGGCACGACTCCCTGGATTCGACTATTCAACCAGACAGCTGTAAGTGTCGATCAATTGGGGCAACGTAAAGGTGCCATCGCGATTTACTTGGATGCCTGGCATAAAGATATCATGAGCTTCCTCGATTTAAAGACACAAAACGGGGATGACAGATTAAAAGCCCATGATATTTTTACAGGCGTATGCATACCCGATTTATTCATGGAAGCTGTACGCGACAGAAAAGAATGGTATCTTTTCGATCCGCATACCGTTAAACAAACCCTTGGATTTTCACTTGAAGATCTTTATGACGAGAAGAAAGGCGAAGGAAGCTTCAGGAATCATTATGCACTTGCTGTCGAGGCCGCAGAAAATGGCACACTTCCAAACTATAGCTTTGAAAAAATCAAAGCGATGGACATCATGAAAAGCATCATGATTTCTCAATTGGAAGAAGGCGTACCGTATATGTTCTACCGCGATGAAGTGAATCGGAAGAATCCCAATAAGCATAAAGGTATGATTTATTGCTCTAACCTTTGCACGGAGATTGCCCAAAACTTAAGCCCTTCGACAATCACGGATGAATATGAAACAGAAGATGGAGATGTTGTTGTGGTTCGTAAAAGCGGCGATTTCGTTGTCTGCAACCTTTCATCCATTAACTTGCCCCGGGCAGTGGGCAGCGATGTTTTGGAAAGATTGATTCCCATTCAGATCCGCATGCTGGATAATGTCATAGATGTTAATAATCTTCCTGTCAAACAAGCATCCATCTCGAACAAACGTTACCGGGCAATTGGTTTAGGAACGTTTGGATGGCATCATTTACTTGCCACACAGAATATTTATTGGGAATCCGATGAGGCTGTTCACTATGCAGATGCTTTATACGAAAAGATCGCTTACTTAACAATCAAGGCATCCAATGAATTGGCTAAGGAAAAAGGTTCATACCCATATTTTGAAGGATCTGATTGGCATACAGGGGACTATTTCGAACTGCGTGACTATACAGATCAAAAATGGATGGATTTAAAAGCAGACGTGCATGGACACGGGACCCGTAATGGCTATTTAATGGCCATTGCCCCGAATTCTTCGACAGCTAAAATCGGTAATTCCACGGATGGAATCGATCCTTTGTATGAAATTGAATTTTACGAAGAAAAGAAAAACTTCAAATTCAAGGTGACAGCTCCAGGCTTGACGCCAAATACGTATGAATATTATAAAAAGACGCGATTTAATTTGGACCAACTGGAAAGCATCAGGCAAAATGCAGCCCGCCAACGCCATATTGACCAAGCAATCAGCTTTAATCTGTATGTACACAATACAATCAAAGCGAAGGTTCTATTGGACATACATTTAACGGCATGGGAAAGCGGATTGAAATCAACGTATTATGTTCGTTCGACTTCTTCCGAATATGACAATGCCTGCGAAAGCTGTTCAAGTTAA
- a CDS encoding manganese-dependent inorganic pyrophosphatase: MEKVLVFGHKNPDTDTICSAIAYADLKKQLGINAEPVRLGEVNGETQYALDQFKFEAPRLVEKVAGEAEGVILVDHNERQQSAEDIDQVRVLEVIDHHRIANFETSDPLYYRAEPVGCTATILNKIYKENGIEVPKAIAGLMLSAIISDSLLFKSPTCTEQDVAAAMELAAIAGVDAETYGLEMLKAGADLSDKTIAQLITLDAKEFSMGMAKVEIAQVNAVDPNEVLAKQAELEAAIGAVIAEKELDLFLFVVTDILTNDSAALALGKAAYAVEKAYDVSLNNNIAVLEGVVSRKKQIVPILTDVFSK; the protein is encoded by the coding sequence TTGGAAAAAGTATTAGTTTTTGGACATAAAAACCCGGATACAGACACAATCTGTTCAGCAATCGCTTATGCAGACCTGAAAAAGCAGTTAGGTATCAACGCTGAACCAGTTCGTCTGGGTGAAGTGAATGGTGAAACCCAATATGCATTGGACCAATTCAAATTCGAAGCTCCCCGCCTTGTGGAAAAAGTCGCAGGGGAAGCTGAGGGTGTAATCCTGGTCGATCATAACGAACGCCAGCAAAGTGCTGAAGATATTGACCAAGTCCGTGTATTGGAAGTTATCGACCATCACCGTATCGCTAACTTTGAAACAAGCGATCCACTATATTACCGGGCGGAACCAGTTGGCTGTACGGCAACCATTTTAAATAAAATTTATAAAGAAAATGGCATCGAAGTCCCTAAAGCAATCGCAGGTCTTATGTTGTCTGCCATCATTTCCGATTCGTTATTGTTCAAATCTCCTACATGCACGGAGCAAGACGTTGCAGCAGCAATGGAACTGGCTGCCATTGCGGGAGTCGACGCTGAAACATACGGCTTGGAAATGTTGAAAGCCGGAGCTGACTTGAGCGACAAAACGATTGCCCAGCTTATCACGCTTGATGCAAAGGAATTCTCCATGGGGATGGCTAAAGTGGAGATAGCACAGGTCAATGCTGTAGATCCGAACGAAGTCCTTGCTAAGCAAGCAGAATTGGAAGCGGCGATTGGAGCGGTCATCGCTGAGAAAGAATTGGACTTATTCCTATTTGTCGTAACGGATATCTTGACTAATGACTCTGCTGCCTTGGCGCTTGGTAAAGCAGCTTATGCAGTGGAAAAAGCATACGACGTTTCATTAAACAATAACATCGCCGTCTTAGAAGGCGTTGTATCTCGTAAAAAACAAATCGTGCCGATCTTAACGGACGTATTCAGCAAATAA